In one Ictalurus furcatus strain D&B chromosome 10, Billie_1.0, whole genome shotgun sequence genomic region, the following are encoded:
- the plppr3b gene encoding phospholipid phosphatase-related protein type 3 isoform X1 yields the protein MVMKNEGQRLRESIMMPARETTKKKPPKDSLTLLPCFYFVELPIVASSMVSLYFLELTDVLQPAQVGFRCHDRSLSMPYVESGEELIPLLMLLSLAFAGPAASIMIGEGIVYCMQSRLKIGPGNEGSINAGGCNFNSFLRRTVRFVGVHVFGLCATALVTDVIQIATGYHTPFFLTVCKPNYTFPGVSCDKNPYITKDICSGHDQHAILSARKTFPSQHATLSSFAAVYISMYFNSTISDSTKLLKPVLVFAFAIAAALTGLTQITQYRSHPIDVYVGFCIGAGIAVYLAFYAVSNFKPAQEVIPVPAPPPPKDALRALAQRGHDSVYNKGHASESNEEITSPSSLDGLNRPIQREKASLGSLKRASVDVELLAPRSPMGKETMVTFSNTLPRATAAGPEEPARRLVTVPVPVDPMRSHQLVSEWKQKSLEMRSASLQSEDGSKEDSDLGEDTTEEESAPSTLYSATVPHPAKPANAPTGVRVVMPPKPPVPPPVSPKSASTRAKWLSITEKSGANIPGALRATNQPRIMQVIAMSKQQGLLTSTPKSSETSSSSATSSITGTESPPYRPPSERDSSSGIITVDAHAIHHPVVHMVSNPANPWEWRGTSNGNMTESYELNDLNREGSRGYRQVKNSSPCSSTGEADVDSHKPLQPPQPPQLPKLDQNMEGRSLRCKTPLVLIDRENPQSHQENFYKKLQGGRRFKE from the exons ATGGTGATGAAGAACGAGG gTCAACGTTTGAGAGAATCCATAATGATGCCTGCACGAGAAACCACCAAGAAGAAACCCCCCAAAGACAGCTTAACGTTATTACCCTGCTTCTATTTTGTAGAG CTGCCCATCGTGGCTTCCTCTATGGTCTCGCTGTACTTCCTGGAGTTGACGGATGTGCTGCAGCCAGCGCAGGTGGGTTTTCGCTGCCACGATCGCTCACTCAGCATGCCCTACGTGGAGAGCGGAGAGGAACTTATCCCCCTGCTTATGCTGCTGAGTCTCGCCTTCGCTGGCCCTGCTGCTTCT ATTATGATTGGAGAGGGTATTGTATATTGCATGCAGTCCAGACTCAAGATAGGGCCTGGGAATGAGGGAAGCATCAATGCTGGTGGATGCAATTTCAACTCCTTCCTCCGCCGAACTGTGCGTTTTGTTG GTGTTCACGTGTTTGGTCTTTGTGCCACGGCACTGGTCACTGACGTCATCCAAATTGCCACTGGCTACCACACACCCTTCTTTCTGACTGTATGCAAGCCCAATTACACCTTCCCTGGAGTCTCCTGTGACAAAAATCCCTACATCACTAAAGACATCTGCTCTGGCCATGACCAGCATGCCATTCTCTCTGCCAG GAAAACCTTTCCTTCCCAGCATGCAACTCTTTCTTCCTTTGCTGCTGTTTATATTTCA ATGTACTTCAACTCCACTATCTCAGACAGCACCAAGCTGCTGAAACCTGTGCTGGTGTTCGCCTTCGCCATCGCAGCTGCCCTGACAGGTCTTACTCAGATCACACAGTATCGCAGCCACCCCATTGACGTCTACGTGGGCTTTTGCATTGGCGCTGGCATCGCTGTGTACCTG GCGTTCTATGCTGTTTCTAACTTCAAACCAGCGCAGGAAGTCATTCCTGTTCCTGCTCCACCCCCTCCGAAGGATGCCCTGCGAGCTCTTGCCCAGAGAGGCCACGACTCGGTTTACAATAAAGGCCATGCCTCTGAGAGTAACGAAGAGATCACGTCACCGTCTTCCTTGGACGGCTTGAACCGCCCCATCCAGCGGGAGAAGGCATCATTGGGCAGCCTGAAACGGGCCAGTGTAGATGTAGAGCTCCTTGCACCCCGCAGCCCTATGGGTAAGGAGACTATGGTGACATTCAGCAACACTTTACCACGAGCTACAGCTGCAGGCCCTGAGGAGCCTGCAAGGCGGCTGGTAACGGTGCCTGTGCCTGTGGACCCAATGCGCTCACACCAGCTAGTCTCTGAATGGAAGCAGAAGTCCTTGGAGATGCGCAGTGCAAGCCTACAGAGCGAAGACGGCAGTAAAGAGGACTCAGACCTAGGTGAGGACACCACTGAGGAAGAGAGTGCGCCATCCACATTATACAGTGCCACCGTACCACATCCTGCCAAGCCGGCTAATGCACCAACTGGAGTAAGGGTAGTGATGCCCCCCAAGCCGCCAGTCCCTCCTCCAGTGTCTCCGAAGAGTGCGAGCACCCGTGCTAAATGGCTGTCCATCACAGAGAAGAGTGGGGCCAATATTCCAGGTGCGCTCAGGGCAACGAACCAACCTCGCATCATGCAAGTCATCGCCATGTCCAAGCAGCAGGGTCTGCTGACCAGCACACCCAAATCCTCTGAGACGTCATCCTCCTCTGCCACCTCCTCTATCACAGGCACTGAGTCACCCCCCTATCGCCCACCATCTGAGCGCGACAGCAGCTCTGGGATCATCACAGTGGATGCCCATGCCATCCACCACCCTGTAGTCCACATGGTCTCCAACCCTGCCAATCCCTGGGAGTGGAGGGGAACTTCCAATGGGAACATGACCGAGTCATATGAACTCAACGACTTGAACCGCGAAGGGTCTAGAGGATATCGTCAGGTCAAGAACAGCTCGCCGTGCTCTTCGACCGGTGAGGCTGACGTAGATTCCCATAAGCCTCTTCAGCCCCCTCAACCTCCCCAGCTCCCCAAGCTTGATCAAAACATGGAGGGACGCAGTCTGCGTTGCAAAACCCCTCTTGTGCTTATTGATCGGGAGAACCCTCAGAGCCACCAGGAGAACTTCTACAAAAAGCTGCAAGGTGGAAGACGGTTCAAAGAGTGA
- the plppr3b gene encoding phospholipid phosphatase-related protein type 3 isoform X2 has protein sequence MMPARETTKKKPPKDSLTLLPCFYFVELPIVASSMVSLYFLELTDVLQPAQVGFRCHDRSLSMPYVESGEELIPLLMLLSLAFAGPAASIMIGEGIVYCMQSRLKIGPGNEGSINAGGCNFNSFLRRTVRFVGVHVFGLCATALVTDVIQIATGYHTPFFLTVCKPNYTFPGVSCDKNPYITKDICSGHDQHAILSARKTFPSQHATLSSFAAVYISMYFNSTISDSTKLLKPVLVFAFAIAAALTGLTQITQYRSHPIDVYVGFCIGAGIAVYLAFYAVSNFKPAQEVIPVPAPPPPKDALRALAQRGHDSVYNKGHASESNEEITSPSSLDGLNRPIQREKASLGSLKRASVDVELLAPRSPMGKETMVTFSNTLPRATAAGPEEPARRLVTVPVPVDPMRSHQLVSEWKQKSLEMRSASLQSEDGSKEDSDLGEDTTEEESAPSTLYSATVPHPAKPANAPTGVRVVMPPKPPVPPPVSPKSASTRAKWLSITEKSGANIPGALRATNQPRIMQVIAMSKQQGLLTSTPKSSETSSSSATSSITGTESPPYRPPSERDSSSGIITVDAHAIHHPVVHMVSNPANPWEWRGTSNGNMTESYELNDLNREGSRGYRQVKNSSPCSSTGEADVDSHKPLQPPQPPQLPKLDQNMEGRSLRCKTPLVLIDRENPQSHQENFYKKLQGGRRFKE, from the exons ATGATGCCTGCACGAGAAACCACCAAGAAGAAACCCCCCAAAGACAGCTTAACGTTATTACCCTGCTTCTATTTTGTAGAG CTGCCCATCGTGGCTTCCTCTATGGTCTCGCTGTACTTCCTGGAGTTGACGGATGTGCTGCAGCCAGCGCAGGTGGGTTTTCGCTGCCACGATCGCTCACTCAGCATGCCCTACGTGGAGAGCGGAGAGGAACTTATCCCCCTGCTTATGCTGCTGAGTCTCGCCTTCGCTGGCCCTGCTGCTTCT ATTATGATTGGAGAGGGTATTGTATATTGCATGCAGTCCAGACTCAAGATAGGGCCTGGGAATGAGGGAAGCATCAATGCTGGTGGATGCAATTTCAACTCCTTCCTCCGCCGAACTGTGCGTTTTGTTG GTGTTCACGTGTTTGGTCTTTGTGCCACGGCACTGGTCACTGACGTCATCCAAATTGCCACTGGCTACCACACACCCTTCTTTCTGACTGTATGCAAGCCCAATTACACCTTCCCTGGAGTCTCCTGTGACAAAAATCCCTACATCACTAAAGACATCTGCTCTGGCCATGACCAGCATGCCATTCTCTCTGCCAG GAAAACCTTTCCTTCCCAGCATGCAACTCTTTCTTCCTTTGCTGCTGTTTATATTTCA ATGTACTTCAACTCCACTATCTCAGACAGCACCAAGCTGCTGAAACCTGTGCTGGTGTTCGCCTTCGCCATCGCAGCTGCCCTGACAGGTCTTACTCAGATCACACAGTATCGCAGCCACCCCATTGACGTCTACGTGGGCTTTTGCATTGGCGCTGGCATCGCTGTGTACCTG GCGTTCTATGCTGTTTCTAACTTCAAACCAGCGCAGGAAGTCATTCCTGTTCCTGCTCCACCCCCTCCGAAGGATGCCCTGCGAGCTCTTGCCCAGAGAGGCCACGACTCGGTTTACAATAAAGGCCATGCCTCTGAGAGTAACGAAGAGATCACGTCACCGTCTTCCTTGGACGGCTTGAACCGCCCCATCCAGCGGGAGAAGGCATCATTGGGCAGCCTGAAACGGGCCAGTGTAGATGTAGAGCTCCTTGCACCCCGCAGCCCTATGGGTAAGGAGACTATGGTGACATTCAGCAACACTTTACCACGAGCTACAGCTGCAGGCCCTGAGGAGCCTGCAAGGCGGCTGGTAACGGTGCCTGTGCCTGTGGACCCAATGCGCTCACACCAGCTAGTCTCTGAATGGAAGCAGAAGTCCTTGGAGATGCGCAGTGCAAGCCTACAGAGCGAAGACGGCAGTAAAGAGGACTCAGACCTAGGTGAGGACACCACTGAGGAAGAGAGTGCGCCATCCACATTATACAGTGCCACCGTACCACATCCTGCCAAGCCGGCTAATGCACCAACTGGAGTAAGGGTAGTGATGCCCCCCAAGCCGCCAGTCCCTCCTCCAGTGTCTCCGAAGAGTGCGAGCACCCGTGCTAAATGGCTGTCCATCACAGAGAAGAGTGGGGCCAATATTCCAGGTGCGCTCAGGGCAACGAACCAACCTCGCATCATGCAAGTCATCGCCATGTCCAAGCAGCAGGGTCTGCTGACCAGCACACCCAAATCCTCTGAGACGTCATCCTCCTCTGCCACCTCCTCTATCACAGGCACTGAGTCACCCCCCTATCGCCCACCATCTGAGCGCGACAGCAGCTCTGGGATCATCACAGTGGATGCCCATGCCATCCACCACCCTGTAGTCCACATGGTCTCCAACCCTGCCAATCCCTGGGAGTGGAGGGGAACTTCCAATGGGAACATGACCGAGTCATATGAACTCAACGACTTGAACCGCGAAGGGTCTAGAGGATATCGTCAGGTCAAGAACAGCTCGCCGTGCTCTTCGACCGGTGAGGCTGACGTAGATTCCCATAAGCCTCTTCAGCCCCCTCAACCTCCCCAGCTCCCCAAGCTTGATCAAAACATGGAGGGACGCAGTCTGCGTTGCAAAACCCCTCTTGTGCTTATTGATCGGGAGAACCCTCAGAGCCACCAGGAGAACTTCTACAAAAAGCTGCAAGGTGGAAGACGGTTCAAAGAGTGA